A stretch of Macadamia integrifolia cultivar HAES 741 chromosome 7, SCU_Mint_v3, whole genome shotgun sequence DNA encodes these proteins:
- the LOC122083361 gene encoding uncharacterized protein LOC122083361 has protein sequence MYTSKLNPKEDTDAAREFESDSWSEDSESDKLSRTLSNNSSKGWYAASEDTSFDQEGSWQVKDRFGYLYLQYFERSAPYGRVPLKDKITELAREFPGLLSFKNVDLSPASWMAVAWYPIYQIPPRRNVRGLTASFLTYHTLSSSCQDAILEDNKVKGTCSSEEEDGEKSKGDYTSRIPLPPFGLPTYKMHGDLWVNPETADQERFISLLSAANSWLKQLRTQHHDYEYFISHSFV, from the exons ATGTACACCAGCAAATT GAACCCAAAAGAGGATACTGATGCAGCAAGGGAATTTGAGAGTGATTCTTGGAGTGAAGACAGTGAGAGCGATAAGCTTTCAAGGACACTGAGCAACAACTCAAGCAAAGGTTGGTATGCTGCATCAGAAGATACAAGCTTTGACCAGGAGGGTTCATGGCAAGTGAAGGACCGGTTTGGCTACCTCTATCTCCAGTACTTTGAGAGGTCTGCTCCATATGGGAGGGTTCCTCTTAAGGACAAG atCACCGAATTAGCTCGGGAATTTCCGGGTTTGCTCTCGTTCAAGAATGTGGATCTCTCTCCTGCTAGTTGGATGGCAGTTGCTTG gtacCCTATTTACCAAATTCCACCTAGGAGAAACGTGAGGGGACTGACAGCTTCTTTTCTGACTTATCATACTCTGTCATCATCTTGCCAAG ATGCTATTTTGGAGGATAACAAGGTGAAAGGAACCTGTTCTTCAGAAGAGGAAGATGGAGAGAAATCCAAAGGAGATTACACCAGTAGAATTCCACTGCCACCCTTTGGGTTGCCCACTTACAAGATGCATGGGGATCTCTGGGTCAATCCTGAAACGGCAGATCAGGAAAGGTTCATTTCTCTCCTGAGTGCTGCAAATTCCTGGTTGAAGCAGCTCAGAACCCAACATCATGACTATGAATATTTCATAAGTCACTCTTTTGTATAA